ACGCCGCCGACCGGATGGTGCGGACGATCCTGGACAGCTGCGCCGCGGGCAACCGGGTGTGCTGGGTTCAGCGCGATATCCGGGACAGGCGTGCCGCGCCGGTGGCGGGGACGACCTCCTATTACGAGATCAGCCCGGTGAATCGCAGTGTGGCAATCGGATTCACCTGGCTGGGGCGCGCGTGGTGGGGGACCGGCATCAACGTCGAATCGAAGCTGCTCCTGCTGCGGCGGGCCTTCGACGATCTCGGCGCCGTTCGCGTCGTCTGGCACACCGATATTCGCAATGTGCGGGCCCAACGGGCGATCGAAGGACTCGGCGCGCAGCGCGAAGGCGTGCTGCGCAAACACAAGCGCCGCCCCGACGGCAGCTGGCGCGACACCGTCCAATACGCGGTGACCGACGACGAATGGCCGGCCGTCCGGCAGCGGCTCACCCGACGGCTGGGCGACGCCGCGCAGGACCACTGAGCGTCTACAGGAAGGTCAGGAGGATGCGCGAACATCCGATCGGTATCGGCTTCGCCCATGCGAAGGTCGTTCTCTTCGGTGAGCACGCCGTGTTGTACGGCGTTGCGGCGGCCGCGATTCCGGTCAAGCAGCTCACCATGCAGGTGACGGCCTCGCTGTCGGCGGCCGACGACGAATGCTGGGTCACCTTCGCCGGGCCCGGCGCCTTGCCCGCGGTCGATCCGCGCCGCCGGGCGGACGCGCCGATGCGGGTGCTCGTGTCGAATACGCTCGCGGCGCTCGGCAGCCGGCACCGGGGCGTGAATCTCGTGGTGGACTGCGGCATTCCGCAGGCGCGCGGGCTCGGCTCCAGTGCGGCGGGCGCGCGGGCGGTCGTGCTGGCACTGGCGGATCTGCTCGATCGCCACATCGAGCCGCAGGTCTGCCACTATCTGATCCAATCGTCCGAGCAAGCGGTGCACGGGAAATCGAGCGGGGTCGACGCGGCCGCCGTCGCGGCGTCGCGGCCGATCCTGTTCCGCGACGGGGTCGCGACCGACCTCGCGTGGGGTGTCGACGCGCTCGTCGTGATCGCCGACAGCGGCGTCGCGGCCAGTACCCAGGACGCGGTCGGGCAACTACGCCGCCGGTTCGAGCAGCACCCCGGCCGGCAAGCGGAGTTCGTGGACCGGGCACTGCGGATCGTGCGCACGGCCACGGACGGGCTGGCGCGTGGCGATCTCGACGCGGTGGGCCGGGCCTTCACCCGGAACCATGAGCTGTTGCGCGACGTCGAGCTGAGCAGCGCGGCGTTGGACGCTCTGGTCGACAGCGCGGTGGCCGCGGGCAGCCCGGGCGCCAAACTCACCGGCGGCGGCCTGGGCGGATGTGTGCTCGCGCTGGCGCGAGATCTGCCGCAGGCGAGCGAGATCGCCATGGCGTTCCGGCGCGCCGGCGCCACGTCGACGTGGACGGTAGCGCCCGGCCGAGTGCTCAGCCTGCCCGAATTCGACGGGAGCCGACCGTGACTCGCGATGCCGCGGCGGGGCGGTCGGCCACGGCGGTCGCGCACCCGAACATCGCGTTGATCAAGTACTGGGGCAAGCGCGACGAGGAGTTGATGCTCCCCGCGACCGACAGCCTGTCGATGACCTTGGACATCTACCCCACGACCACGACGGTGCGGGTGCTGCCCACGGCGGACCGCGATGACGTGTACCTCGACGGGCAGCCGGCAGTTGGTGCGGCGGCGGCCCGGGTCGTGCGTTTCCTCGATGTCCTGCGCGCGGCCGTGGGTCGTCCGGATCGCGTCCGCGTCGATTCGCGCAACACCGTGCCGACGAGTGCCGGATTGGCTTCCTCGGCCGCCGGATTCGCCGCGCTGGCCCTGGCCGGCGCCGCGGTCTTCGGCCTCGGCCTGGACCCCACCGCGACGTCCCGGCTGGCCCGGCGTGGGTCCGGTTCCGCCAGCCGGTCGCTGTTCGGCGGCTTCGCGGTCTGGCATGCGGGGGAGGGCGGCGGCGCGGCCGGGGATCGGTCCTCGTACGCCGCGGCCGTCGACGGCGGCGCGCTCGACCCAGCGCTGGTCGTGGCCCTGGTCGACACGGGACCCAAGGTGATCTCGAGCCGCGAGGCGATGCGCCGGACGGTCGACACCTCGCCGCTGTATCCGGCGTGGGTCGCCGCGAGCAAACCGGACCTGGTCGAGATGCGCGAAGCCATAGCGGCGGGCGACCTGCCGGTGGTCGGCGAGATCGCGGAACGCAACGCGCTGGGCATGCATGCGGTCATGCAGAGCGCGCGGCCCGCGGTGCGGTATCTCACCGCCGCGTCGTGGACCGTCATCGATCGCGTCGAAACGTTGCGCCGCCGCGGCGTCTGCGCGCACGTCACGATCGACGCCGGGCCGAACGTCAAAGTGCTCTGCGCACGCACGGATGCCGCTCAGGTAGTGCGGTCACTCGCCGAACTCGAGTGCGTCAGAACCGTTGCCGTCGCCAAGCCCGGTCCGGGCGCGCGGCTGATCGCCGGAGGACAGCCGTGATCGTCCACCGTGCGCCCGGAAAGCTTTTCGTGGCAGGAGAATTCGCGGTCGTGGAGCCGGGACGGTCCGCGGTGCTGGTCGCTGTTGACCGGTACGTCGAGGTCGCGGTCGCGCCGGGTACGGATCGGGCCGCGGAAGTCACTGTCCGCAGCGATCTCTCGGGGACGGCACGGTTGCGGCGGGTGGGCGGACGGTTGGTCGCCCTCGACAGTTCCGGCGCGGACCTCGTCCACGTGATCACGGCGATCGAGACGGTCGAGCAGTTCGCCGGCGAGCTCGGCCGCGGTCCGGTGGCCGTCGAGCTGACCATCGCCAGCACCATGCACGAGCACGGCACCAAGTTCGGGCTCGGTTCCAGCGGGGCCGTGACCACGGCGGTGGTCGCGGCGTTGTCCGAGTTCCTCGGCATCGAACTCACTGCGGCGCAGCGATTCCGGCTCGCGTTGCTCGCATCCGTCCGGCTGGATCGGCGCGCGTCCGGCGCGGACCTCGCGGTGAGCACCTGGGGCGGCTGGCTGGCTTACCGGGCACCCGATCGAGAAGCGGTACACCTACTTTCGGCCCGGCACGGGCTCCGGCACGCGTTGCACGCCGACTGGCCCGGGCTGTCGATCCACCCGTTGCGCGCGCCGCCGGATATCGACCTCCTGGTCGGCTGGACGGGTACCCCGGCATCGACCGGCGATCAACTCGCCAAGCTGTACGGAGGAGAAGTCCGGACCAGTACTGCGTACCGGACCTTCCTGCGGGAGAGCGGCACGTGCGCCGCGGCACTCGAATCCGCGGTGCGTGAAGGTGATTCGGCATGGCTACTGCGTGGCGTGCGCCGGTGTCACTCGATCCTGCGCGTTTTCGACAACGCGGCGCGGCTCGGCATCTTCACGGAGCGACTGACCGCGCTGTGCGCGACGGCCGAGGCGGCGGGTGGCGCCGCGAAACCGTCCGGCGCGGGCGGCGGCGACTGCGGTATCGCACTACTGCACGGCGACGCGCGCGCCGCCGCGGCGGCACTGAGCGAGCAATGGCAGGCACACGGCATCCGGCCCTTGCCCGTGGCTATTTCCACTTCGGCAGGAGCAGCGCGATGATCGGCAATCGCAAGGACGACCACGTCAGATTGGCTGCCGCACAGCAGCAGTCGCCTACCCGAACGAACGACTTCGACCATGTCCGATTCGTGCACCACGCGCTGGGCGCCGTCGATCGATCCGACGTCGTGCTCCGCACGGACGTCGCGGGCCAGACGTGGCAGGCGCCGCTATATGTCAACGCGATGACCGGGGGATCCGTCGCCACGGGCCGGATCAACCGGGATCTCGCCATCGCCGCGCGGGAGACGGGCCTCGCGATGGCGACCGGGTCGCTCAGCGCCTATCTCAAAGATCCGGCAACCGCGGATACGTATCGAGTTGTGCGCCAGGAGAACCCGAAGGGCTTTCTGATGGCGAACGTCAACGCGACCGTGTCCGTCGACGAGGCGCGACGCGCGATCGACCTGCTCGAGGCGGACGCGTTGCAGATCCATCTGAACACCGTGCAGGAAATCGTGATGCCCGAAGGGGACCGCGAGTTCGCGTACTGGGCCGCGCGGATCGAACAGGTCGTGTGCGGTGTCGACGTGCCGGTGATCGTGAAGGAGGTCGGTTGCGGACTCAGCCGGGAAACCGTTGCGCTGCTGCGTGATCTGGGCGTCTACGCCGCCGACGTGGCGGGTCGTGGCGGCACCGATTTCGCGTCGATCGAGAACAGCAGGCGCATCGCGGGCGAGTACGCGTTCTTCGCCGGCTGGGGGCAGTCCGCACCGGCTTGCCTGCTCGACGCCGCGGCGGCGGGGATGCCGTTGCTCGCCTCCGGGGGCGTCCGTCATCCCCTCGACGTCGCGCGCGGCCTGGCGTTGGGCGCGGTGGCGGTCGGCGTTTCCGGACGGTTCCTCGGCGTGCTTGTCGAGCACGGGGTCGACGGGCTGGTCGAGGAAGTCCGTTTGTGGCTCGAGCAATTGACCGCGTTGATGACCGTGCTGGGCGCAGGCACCCCCGCCCAACTGACGCAATGCGCCCTGCTGATTTCCGGCGAGTTGCGCGAATTCTGCGCAGTCCGAGGCCTTCCGGTCGGCCACCTGGCGAACCGGTACCCGTCCGCGGCCCGGCATCGGAGGCGGGCATGACGGGTGACGATCAGCGGCATGGCCGCATGAAGAGAGGAGCAGGGATGCACGATACGGCGGATTCGGCGGCCAGGGTGCCGATGAAATGGGTGGGACCGCTGCGTATCTCGGGGAATATCACCGAGACCGAGACCGAGGTCCCGCTGGCCACTTATGAATCACCGCTGTGGCCGTCGGTCGCCCGGGGCGCCCGGGTGTCGATGGCGTCCGACCGGGGCATCGTCGCCACGTTGACCGACGAACGCATGACCCGGTCGATCTTGCTGCGAGCCGACGACGCGGCGACCGCGTACGCCGCCGCCCAGCAACTGCACAAGGAACTGGGCCTGCTCCAAGAGATCGTCGAGGCGGGCAGCCGATACGCCAGGTTGCTCGGCTTCCGGCACGAGATCGTCGCCGATCTGCTGTACCTGCGCCTGGAATTCAGCACCGGCGACGCGGCGGGCCACAACATGGCGACGCTGGCCGCCGACCAGCTGATGGGCGCCATCCTGGCCCGGATACCCGGCCTCGCCTACGAATCCATCTCCGGCAACTACTGCACCGACAAGAAGGTCTCGGCAGTCAACGGCATTCTCGGGCGCGGGAAGAACGTTGTCACCGAGCTGTTGGTGCCGCGTGCTGTCGTGACGAGCGCGCTGCACACGAGCGCTGCGGCGATCGCCGGACTCAACCTGCGCAAGAACATGATCGGCAGCATCCTCGCGGGCGGAATACGTTCGGCGAACGCACATTACGCCAACATGCTGCTCGGCTTCTATCTCGCCACGGGGCAGGACGCGGCCAATATCGTCGAGGGTTCCCAGGGCGTGACGGTGGCCGAAGACCGGGACGGCGATCTCTATTTCTCGTGCAACCTGCCGAACCTCGTCGTCGGCACGGTCGGCAACGGCAAGCGCCTCGATTTCGCCGAGGCGAACCTGCGCCGGCTCGGCTGCCGCGACGACCGCGAAACCGGAGCCAACGCCAGACGTTTGGCCGTGATCGCGGCCGCCACGGTGCTCTGCGGGGAGCTCTCGCTGCTCGCTGCCCAGACCAATCCGGGCGAACTCATGTACGCGCACGTGCAATGGGAGCGCGGCGCCGACATCTCTAGGAAGTGATCCTGAAATGACAGAAATACCGGTAGGAATCCACGATCTGGCCTTCGCCACTTCGCATTACGTGCTGAGCCACGCGCGCCTGGCGGAGCACACCGGGGCGGATATCGGCAAGTACCACCACGGCATCGGGCAGGAGGCGATGAGCGTCCCGGCCCGCGACGAAGACATCGTCACCATGGCGGCGACAGCCGCGCGGGCCATCGTGCACCGGCATCCGGACGCCGATATCCGCACGGTGGTGCTGGCCACCGAGACGTCGATCGACCAGTCGAAATCCGCAGGCATCTATGTAAGTTCGTTGCTAGGGCTGCCCTCGTCGATTCGCGTGGTCGAGCTGAAGCAGGCGTGTTACGCGGGGACGGCGGGCCTGCAGTTCGCATGCTCGCTGGTCGCCGCCGCACCCGAACAGAGCGTGCTCGTGATCGCCAGCGATATCGCGAAATACGAGCTGGACAGCCCCGGCGAGGCGACTCAGGGTGCGGGTGCGGCGGCCATGCTGGTCAGTGCCCATCCCGCGATCCTGCGGGTGGAACGGCCCGCCGGGCTGTACACCGCCGACATCATGGATTTCTGGCGGCCCAATTACCGGGACGCCGCGCTCGTCGACGGTCAGGCGTCGGTCGTCGCCTACCTGCAGGCGGTCGAGAGCGCCTGGAAGGACTACCGCGAGCAGGGCGGTCGGCCGCTGCGGGACTTCGTGGCGTTCTGCTACCACCAGCCGTTCACCAAGATGGCCTACAAGGCCCACCGGCACCTGCTGACCTGCTCGGACATGGATGCCACCCAGGACGAGATGCACGCGATGATCGCACCGACCACGGTGTACAACCGGGCGATCGGCAACAGCTACACCGCGTCGCTGTACATCGGGCTGGCCTCGTTGCTCGATCACGGGGGCGATCTCACCGGGCAGTCCATCGCGTTGCTGAGCTACGGCTCCGGCTGTGTCGCCGAATTCTTCGGTGGCACGGTGGTTCCCGGGTATCGCGGGCACCTGCGGACCGCGGCGAACGCGGCTGTCCTGGCTCGCCGGGAGGCCATCGACTACCGCAGATATCGCGCGCTGCGGGTGCACGAACTGCCGACCGACGGCGGCGACCACGAGCTGCCGCGCCAGACCGGTGCGCCGTTCCGCCTCGCCGGTATCACTGAGCATCGCCGCATCTATCAACCGCAGCCGGCGGCGGTGGCGGGCTGACCGGCCGAGCCTGTCGCGTTGGTCGGCCGAGTTCGTGCTGGTGGAGCCGCCTCGTCTGACCAGAGGGGAGGGTCGTATGGCATGTGTCGATCATCGATACAGTTCGATTCGACCTGGACAAACTGTCTCATCGGTCTTATCGTGAATTCCCAAGGGGGACGCGACGGCAGGGGAGCCGCGCCCCCCGTACAGGAGCGATGACCGCCGAGCGAACCGGAGTGCTCATGAGTATCGGGTCCACCCAGCGTCCTACCGTCGATGAGCCGCGGCCGCGCGGCCGCTGGCCCAAGCCGGTCGTCGCGGTGATCGCGCTAGCCGTGCTGGCCTTCCTGGTGGGCGGGTTCGGTGGTTCATATCAATCGAAGCTGTCCGAGGTGATCCGCAACGACAACAAGGCCTTTCTGCCGAGTTCTGCCGAATCCACCGCGGCCAACAACGAAGTCACGAAGTTCTCTGCGGCTCAGACGATTCCGGCCGTGATCGTGTTCCATCGCGACGGTGCGCTCACCGCCGGCGACAAAGACCGGATCGGCCGCGCCGCTGTCGCGATGGCACAGGTCTCGGGCGTGGACAAGGACGGGGTGCGCGGACCGCGGTACGCGGCGGACGGTACGGCCGCCGCCGTGTTCGCGCCGCTGATCTCGGCGGCGCCCGACGGCTCGACCAGAACCGGTGATCAGCTCTCGGCCGCC
This genomic stretch from Nocardia brasiliensis ATCC 700358 harbors:
- a CDS encoding hydroxymethylglutaryl-CoA synthase, which encodes MTEIPVGIHDLAFATSHYVLSHARLAEHTGADIGKYHHGIGQEAMSVPARDEDIVTMAATAARAIVHRHPDADIRTVVLATETSIDQSKSAGIYVSSLLGLPSSIRVVELKQACYAGTAGLQFACSLVAAAPEQSVLVIASDIAKYELDSPGEATQGAGAAAMLVSAHPAILRVERPAGLYTADIMDFWRPNYRDAALVDGQASVVAYLQAVESAWKDYREQGGRPLRDFVAFCYHQPFTKMAYKAHRHLLTCSDMDATQDEMHAMIAPTTVYNRAIGNSYTASLYIGLASLLDHGGDLTGQSIALLSYGSGCVAEFFGGTVVPGYRGHLRTAANAAVLARREAIDYRRYRALRVHELPTDGGDHELPRQTGAPFRLAGITEHRRIYQPQPAAVAG
- the mvaD gene encoding diphosphomevalonate decarboxylase, with protein sequence MTRDAAAGRSATAVAHPNIALIKYWGKRDEELMLPATDSLSMTLDIYPTTTTVRVLPTADRDDVYLDGQPAVGAAAARVVRFLDVLRAAVGRPDRVRVDSRNTVPTSAGLASSAAGFAALALAGAAVFGLGLDPTATSRLARRGSGSASRSLFGGFAVWHAGEGGGAAGDRSSYAAAVDGGALDPALVVALVDTGPKVISSREAMRRTVDTSPLYPAWVAASKPDLVEMREAIAAGDLPVVGEIAERNALGMHAVMQSARPAVRYLTAASWTVIDRVETLRRRGVCAHVTIDAGPNVKVLCARTDAAQVVRSLAELECVRTVAVAKPGPGARLIAGGQP
- a CDS encoding phosphomevalonate kinase, yielding MIVHRAPGKLFVAGEFAVVEPGRSAVLVAVDRYVEVAVAPGTDRAAEVTVRSDLSGTARLRRVGGRLVALDSSGADLVHVITAIETVEQFAGELGRGPVAVELTIASTMHEHGTKFGLGSSGAVTTAVVAALSEFLGIELTAAQRFRLALLASVRLDRRASGADLAVSTWGGWLAYRAPDREAVHLLSARHGLRHALHADWPGLSIHPLRAPPDIDLLVGWTGTPASTGDQLAKLYGGEVRTSTAYRTFLRESGTCAAALESAVREGDSAWLLRGVRRCHSILRVFDNAARLGIFTERLTALCATAEAAGGAAKPSGAGGGDCGIALLHGDARAAAAALSEQWQAHGIRPLPVAISTSAGAAR
- the mvk gene encoding mevalonate kinase, which codes for MREHPIGIGFAHAKVVLFGEHAVLYGVAAAAIPVKQLTMQVTASLSAADDECWVTFAGPGALPAVDPRRRADAPMRVLVSNTLAALGSRHRGVNLVVDCGIPQARGLGSSAAGARAVVLALADLLDRHIEPQVCHYLIQSSEQAVHGKSSGVDAAAVAASRPILFRDGVATDLAWGVDALVVIADSGVAASTQDAVGQLRRRFEQHPGRQAEFVDRALRIVRTATDGLARGDLDAVGRAFTRNHELLRDVELSSAALDALVDSAVAAGSPGAKLTGGGLGGCVLALARDLPQASEIAMAFRRAGATSTWTVAPGRVLSLPEFDGSRP
- a CDS encoding GNAT family N-acetyltransferase; translated protein: MTITLPAVAWQTPATLTGDLVQLEPIGLTHAADLLAIAEDEVFEHLSITRPRDRDAADRMVRTILDSCAAGNRVCWVQRDIRDRRAAPVAGTTSYYEISPVNRSVAIGFTWLGRAWWGTGINVESKLLLLRRAFDDLGAVRVVWHTDIRNVRAQRAIEGLGAQREGVLRKHKRRPDGSWRDTVQYAVTDDEWPAVRQRLTRRLGDAAQDH
- a CDS encoding hydroxymethylglutaryl-CoA reductase; protein product: MHDTADSAARVPMKWVGPLRISGNITETETEVPLATYESPLWPSVARGARVSMASDRGIVATLTDERMTRSILLRADDAATAYAAAQQLHKELGLLQEIVEAGSRYARLLGFRHEIVADLLYLRLEFSTGDAAGHNMATLAADQLMGAILARIPGLAYESISGNYCTDKKVSAVNGILGRGKNVVTELLVPRAVVTSALHTSAAAIAGLNLRKNMIGSILAGGIRSANAHYANMLLGFYLATGQDAANIVEGSQGVTVAEDRDGDLYFSCNLPNLVVGTVGNGKRLDFAEANLRRLGCRDDRETGANARRLAVIAAATVLCGELSLLAAQTNPGELMYAHVQWERGADISRK
- the fni gene encoding type 2 isopentenyl-diphosphate Delta-isomerase, with amino-acid sequence MIGNRKDDHVRLAAAQQQSPTRTNDFDHVRFVHHALGAVDRSDVVLRTDVAGQTWQAPLYVNAMTGGSVATGRINRDLAIAARETGLAMATGSLSAYLKDPATADTYRVVRQENPKGFLMANVNATVSVDEARRAIDLLEADALQIHLNTVQEIVMPEGDREFAYWAARIEQVVCGVDVPVIVKEVGCGLSRETVALLRDLGVYAADVAGRGGTDFASIENSRRIAGEYAFFAGWGQSAPACLLDAAAAGMPLLASGGVRHPLDVARGLALGAVAVGVSGRFLGVLVEHGVDGLVEEVRLWLEQLTALMTVLGAGTPAQLTQCALLISGELREFCAVRGLPVGHLANRYPSAARHRRRA